In one window of Photobacterium leiognathi DNA:
- the cmk gene encoding (d)CMP kinase, producing the protein MSTHAPVITVDGPSGAGKGTLCMLLAEKLGWNLLDSGAIYRVLALAAIHHGVDIESEDALVPLAAHLDVQFVAEGELVKVILEGEDVSDTLRTEEVGNTASKVAALPRVREALLRRQRAFSEAPGLVADGRDMGTVVFPGAEVKIFLDASAEERATRRMNQLQKKGLDVNFGSLLSEIQERDYRDRNRAVAPLRPADDALVLDSTELSIEQVLEKVLAHIDAKLK; encoded by the coding sequence ATGTCTACTCATGCTCCAGTCATCACTGTTGATGGTCCAAGCGGTGCAGGTAAAGGTACGCTATGTATGCTGTTAGCAGAAAAACTGGGCTGGAATTTATTAGATTCTGGTGCAATTTACCGTGTTCTAGCGCTAGCTGCTATTCATCATGGTGTTGATATCGAATCAGAAGACGCTTTAGTCCCACTGGCTGCACACTTAGACGTACAGTTTGTTGCAGAAGGTGAGTTGGTTAAGGTTATTCTTGAAGGTGAAGATGTTTCTGACACGCTTCGTACTGAAGAAGTAGGTAATACTGCATCAAAAGTTGCTGCATTACCTCGAGTACGTGAAGCATTGCTGCGTCGTCAACGCGCATTTAGCGAAGCGCCGGGTCTTGTGGCAGACGGTCGCGACATGGGAACAGTTGTATTCCCTGGTGCGGAAGTGAAAATCTTCCTTGACGCAAGCGCAGAAGAACGTGCAACTCGACGTATGAATCAGTTGCAAAAAAAAGGCTTAGATGTTAACTTTGGCAGCCTTTTAAGCGAAATCCAGGAGCGAGACTACCGCGATCGCAATCGTGCTGTAGCGCCTTTACGTCCTGCTGATGACGCATTAGTACTCGATTCAACGGAATTATCGATTGAACAAGTACTTGAGAAAGTCTTAGCACATATTGATGCTAAGCTAAAATAA
- the rpsA gene encoding 30S ribosomal protein S1, which translates to MTESFAQLFEESLNQVETRPGAIVKGTVVAIENGYVLVDAGLKSESSIPAEEFKNAAGELEIEVGAQIDVALDAIEDGFGETKLSREKAKRHEAWIQLEKAYEEAETVVGIINGKVKGGFTVELNGIRAFLPGSLVDVRPVRDTAHLENKELEFKVIKLDQKRNNVVVSRRAVIESENSVERDELLASLQEGMEVKGIVKNLTDYGAFVDLGGVDGLLHITDMAWKRVKHPSEIVNVGDEILVKVLKFDRDRTRVSLGLKQLGEDPWVAIAKRYPESTKLTGRVTNLTDYGCFVEIEEGVEGLVHVSEMDWTNKNIHPSKVVNVGDEVEVMVLDIDEERRRISLGLKQCKANPWQSFAEMQAKGDKVTGKIKSITDFGIFIGLEGGIDGLVHLSDISWNVSGEEAVRDFKKGDEISAVVLAVDAERERISLGVKQIEEDPFNSFVADTKKGALVTGTVTAVDAKGATIELAEGVEGYLRASEASVDRVEDATLILSVGDSVEAKFTGVDRKNRVINLSVRAKDVAEEQEAMATLNKQDDAAFGNAMADAFKAAKGE; encoded by the coding sequence ATGACTGAATCTTTTGCTCAACTCTTTGAAGAGTCGCTAAACCAAGTTGAAACTCGCCCAGGTGCAATCGTTAAAGGTACTGTAGTAGCTATCGAAAACGGTTACGTACTAGTTGACGCTGGTCTTAAATCTGAGTCTTCTATCCCTGCTGAAGAATTCAAGAACGCTGCTGGCGAGCTAGAAATCGAAGTTGGTGCTCAGATCGACGTAGCTCTTGACGCGATTGAAGACGGTTTCGGCGAAACTAAACTTTCTCGTGAGAAAGCTAAGCGCCACGAAGCTTGGATCCAGCTTGAAAAAGCTTACGAAGAAGCTGAAACAGTTGTTGGTATCATCAACGGTAAAGTTAAGGGCGGCTTCACAGTTGAACTTAACGGTATCCGTGCGTTCCTACCTGGTTCACTAGTAGACGTACGTCCAGTTCGTGACACTGCTCACCTAGAAAACAAAGAACTTGAGTTCAAAGTAATCAAGCTAGACCAGAAGCGTAACAACGTTGTTGTTTCTCGTCGCGCAGTTATCGAATCTGAGAACAGCGTTGAGCGTGATGAACTACTTGCTTCTCTACAAGAAGGCATGGAAGTTAAAGGTATCGTTAAGAACCTTACTGACTACGGTGCATTCGTTGATCTTGGCGGTGTTGATGGTCTTCTACACATCACTGACATGGCTTGGAAGCGTGTTAAGCACCCTTCTGAAATCGTTAACGTTGGTGACGAGATCCTTGTTAAAGTTCTTAAGTTCGACCGTGACCGTACTCGCGTATCACTAGGTCTTAAGCAACTTGGCGAAGATCCATGGGTTGCTATCGCTAAGCGTTACCCAGAAAGCACTAAGCTTACTGGTCGTGTAACTAACCTAACTGACTACGGCTGTTTCGTTGAAATCGAAGAAGGCGTTGAAGGTCTAGTACACGTTTCTGAAATGGACTGGACTAACAAGAACATCCATCCATCTAAAGTTGTTAACGTGGGTGACGAAGTTGAAGTTATGGTTCTTGATATCGACGAAGAACGTCGTCGTATCTCTCTAGGTCTTAAGCAGTGTAAAGCTAACCCATGGCAATCATTTGCAGAAATGCAAGCTAAGGGCGACAAAGTTACTGGTAAGATCAAGTCTATCACTGACTTCGGTATCTTCATCGGTCTTGAAGGCGGCATCGACGGTCTAGTTCACCTATCTGACATTTCTTGGAATGTTTCAGGTGAAGAAGCAGTTCGTGACTTCAAGAAAGGCGACGAAATCTCTGCAGTAGTTCTTGCAGTTGACGCTGAGCGTGAGCGTATCTCTCTAGGCGTTAAGCAAATCGAAGAAGACCCATTCAACTCTTTCGTAGCTGACACTAAGAAAGGCGCTCTAGTAACTGGTACAGTTACTGCTGTTGACGCTAAAGGTGCAACTATCGAACTAGCTGAAGGCGTTGAAGGTTACCTACGTGCTTCTGAAGCATCAGTTGACCGCGTTGAAGACGCAACTCTAATTCTTTCTGTTGGCGATTCTGTTGAAGCTAAATTCACAGGCGTTGATCGTAAGAACCGCGTAATCAACCTATCTGTACGCGCTAAAGACGTTGCTGAAGAGCAAGAAGCAATGGCTACTCTGAACAAGCAAGACGATGCTGCGTTCGGTAATGCTATGGCTGACGCTTTCAAAGCTGCTAAAGGCGAATAA
- the ihfB gene encoding integration host factor subunit beta, which translates to MTKSELIERLCSQQTHLSAKQVEDAIKDILENMANTLAEGDRIEIRGFGSFSLHYRAPRVGRNPKTGDKVELDGKYVPHFKPGKELRDRVNASIAA; encoded by the coding sequence ATGACAAAGTCTGAATTAATTGAAAGACTATGTAGTCAACAAACACATCTTTCTGCTAAACAAGTAGAAGATGCAATCAAGGACATCCTTGAAAATATGGCGAACACGCTTGCTGAAGGCGATCGCATTGAGATCCGTGGCTTTGGTAGCTTCTCATTGCATTACCGTGCTCCTCGCGTAGGTCGTAACCCTAAAACTGGTGATAAAGTTGAGCTCGACGGCAAGTACGTTCCTCACTTCAAGCCAGGTAAAGAATTACGTGACCGTGTTAATGCATCAATTGCTGCATAA
- a CDS encoding LapA family protein produces the protein MKILGIIVLVAAFLITLALGAQNQILVNFDYLVAQGEFQLSTLLGIAFGSGFIIGWLICGTLYLKARFAKNRLAKKVTKQQQELDTLRAQPVKE, from the coding sequence ATGAAGATTTTGGGTATAATTGTTTTAGTTGCTGCTTTCCTAATTACACTGGCTCTCGGTGCGCAAAACCAAATTTTAGTAAACTTTGACTACCTAGTAGCGCAAGGTGAATTCCAATTATCAACACTTCTAGGTATCGCATTCGGCTCTGGCTTTATTATTGGCTGGTTGATTTGTGGTACGTTGTATCTAAAAGCTCGCTTTGCTAAAAATCGTTTAGCTAAAAAAGTAACGAAGCAACAACAAGAGTTAGATACTCTGCGTGCACAGCCTGTAAAGGAATAA